Below is a genomic region from Pan troglodytes isolate AG18354 chromosome X, NHGRI_mPanTro3-v2.0_pri, whole genome shotgun sequence.
ttacatttttgtactttgctgaaaattctttttcccAGGGTCTATAAAACACTaatttgtttctatattttactattttttttgtgttttttgtttttcaatcaaTTAATCTAGGACTAGCATTATGTTTGCTAGACCTGGCATTTGCTCGGTACATACGGttcagtttccttcttttatattttgcaatttttttccatatttaagtTTTTCGATGTTTAGGTATTTTTCTTTGGTGAAGCACAAGTTTCTTTTCGTGGTCCCTGATCAATTTTAAACAGTTGGAACACCGGTGGCACTGTTAACTGCTTTCTGGGCAGTCTCTTTAGCTTGGTGGGCTTGTAGTACAGCTACAGCTTCAACAGCCTTAGAATGGAGTGACTCTGGAGACTTGAGCATATGAAGAAGTTTTGAATTATCAATCTCCAACAACATGCCAGTGATTTTACCGGCAAGAGTAGGGTGCATGGCTTGAGTAAGAGGAAACAGCCATTCACCCAACATTTGCTTTTGCTCTTGAGGGGCAGATGCCAACATGGAAACAGTCAAAGGTTCCTGACCTTGTACATGAATAGCAGGCTGTTGCACTGTAACTTGTGGCTGTGCATTAAGATGTTGCTGAGGATTGCAAACTCCCGCAGCATATTTATACTGTGGAACGGTGCGGACAGCAGGAGTAGCTGCAGCAGCTGTAGCTGCAGCAGCTGTAGCTGCAGGAAGTGGACCCATTGTCTGTGTTGATGAATTCACCAAATTTTTATTCCAGTCTATTTTGAGACTTCTGGAAATAAAACACCTTGATACCGTTTGCCCTAGGGCTGATTACAAGGTACACTTAAACTGCTAAAATGATAGTTCATGTTATTCATAGTGCTAAGGTGTATCTGGTAATGCCCAGTGCTTTACtgaatttacagtatattaccaTTAatcctccaaaaaacaaaaaacaatttgcggccgggcgtggtggctcacgcctgtaataccaccactgtgggaggccgagacgggtagaTCATGggatcaggggttcaagaccagcctggccaacatgttgaaaccctgtctctactaaaaatagaaaaattagctgggcgtggtggcgggcgcctgtaatcccagctactcgggaggctgaggcaggagaatcgtttgaacccagaggcagaggttgcagtgagccaagatcgcaccattgcactccagcctgggcgacagggcgagaatccgtctcaaacaaacaaaaaaataaacaaaaaccaatttGGCCTTTTTTCTTGGCAAACCAGCCAAAACTGATGTTTTTCCTAAGAAATCACACCTCATAAGCAATCTAGTCTAGGGCTTGGGATAAATACTAAGAAACAAATTAGAAGTCATATAGTAGTGGGATTAAGAGCACAAGGAAGATGACTGCATCAAAGATGATTGCAAATAATCTGCTACTTACTATGTGACCTGGGCAAATTACCAAACATCTGTATCTCAGCTGCATTACCTATAAAATGGGTGGTATACTTTCACCTCACAGTCACTGTgatgattaaataatttatatagaataCTTAATACAATGCCTGACAGCAACCAGAAAAGTTTAGCTAATTTAAATATAGTTAGTAATCTATGCAAGGCCTTATAGTTAAATCTTGTCTAAATTCAAAGACCTCAAATAAACTGGACccttgctttcttattttttaaaatgaccattAAGAGTTCAGTTTATAATCCACCCAGACTTATCGAATCCTTTCTTCTAGGTATCTGGggggttttttgagacaaggttttgctctgtaacccaggctggagtgcatcagcatgatcacggctcactgcagccttgacctcccgggctcaagtgattctaccacctcagcctcccaagtagctgggaccacagctgtgtaccaccacacctggctaatttatgtctGGATCCTTTTCACTGACCTAAGATGCCTGTGCTTTGGCTTCATTGTCTAGAGCACTAACTTTTTGATGGTGGTACTGagtttcaaataataaaatcatgaatGACACTAAACTTAAAACCTTGggaaggtcaggagttgaagagcTGACTACATCAAAACTATCCTGAGAAACCGAGTTATGATGCCAATGACAGATAGCTCTGCAGGCACCAGAGGAAATGAAACTATAATACAATACACCAGGTGTCACAATGTGACGATTTACTTGAAACAAGGACATCTTAGTGGCTTAAGCAATATGTTTAAGAGATTAAGATAGAAATGGAAGACAGAAGTACAAGCACACGTGCACACCTACAAGTTTTTGTATATATACAGGGCAAGCAAGGGAGTGGTCAGAGCAATGGCAAGAATACAAGAAACAGCAAAGATGTGCCTACTTAAAACGTCATTCACATAAATCTTTCCAGGATTCTTGTATTGgaatataatcttttattttaccaCTCAACGATTAAGCCATTCAACTACACAACACAGATAAAACGGAAGTTATAACATATAAACCAGTACCTGCCCACACTCATAGCAGTGAGGGGAATAAAAATCAAGGTTGCACTGTAATTCCATTTGACTCTAAAAATCAAGTCTATTTGACATTGGTTTGAAGCAACAGAACCTTTATAGCAGATTcccctttttaaagaaaaacccaaGGAGAGATGATCAAGCACAAATGATCACTTCATGCATTTTATTGATAGTCTATATTTTAAATCTGCAGTATGACATCTTACATAGGGAAAAAAGCTTCTTCCTAAAAGATAACTATTAATAATCAAACCAGCTTTAATATGATTGACCTTTCAAGGTCTTGTTTTGCTTTAAACAAGTTAACTTTTAGCAGGTGTAAAGCACTGTACAAAAGAAAACTGTGTACATTCTCAAAATTTAATACAGGGCTTCCCAACCAGGAGTCTGCTGGATAGATATCGGAGAAGGGTGTTATGTTCAGGtttaaattgaaagaaaatgagaaaccaGATAAAGCAAGCCAACCAAATTAACTTCACTTTGTGCTCCTCTCTGCTTGAGTCTCTCCCGAAGGTCAGGAAGCCCTGGTATAACAATCACTTTAGTCTTTACAGAACATACATCTATGTGCTTTGTGACCAAAGACATAAAGGCAGCCTTTGTTACTGTTCCCCCTCCAAACCCCTTCAGGTTCTTATAAGCTTCAGAAAGCTTTCCAAGATTGCTGCCCTGTTCTTTGTATGAATCCAAGTAAACAACTATACCAAAGCAGCTCTTCCTGGGAGAAGATAAAACAGGCACAGATACATCACCAGGCCAACTGCGTACCTACTCAACTTGATACCTGATCACATGGCCCTACATCCTTAAAAGCAGCACCAGGGACAAATGGAGCTATCAAGAGGTAAAATCCAAACACTGGACAGTTAAAACACATACAAACCAGTTAAAAGAACATTAGTAATGGGGCACTAAATAGAGTTAAGGCTGGACAGCTGGTTCAACCATACCTTGGTATTGAAATAATTCTGCAAGATGAGCAACTTACAGAGGAACCTTGAAAGAGGCACCATGATATGACAGGGTTCACTTTCACTGCATGTCTTTAAGATATCTACTACTCAGCCCAACTGACCATAAAGCAGCTCGTGGAACTTTAATAAACAaatcctaataaaaataaataatttttagaatgttGGAGGGTATGCCTATTTCCTTCAGATCTGATCAAGACATGAGAATTATAAAACCGATACAAACTGTTCTGTGATTATCACTTGACAGTTCTAACACTGTTACACAGCTCAATTCTATGCTGCAGCCTTTAAGATACAAACTGGGGTTAAATGAGATCACTCACTTGTTAGAGAAGTATCAGATAAATTTTAGAACTGTTCCAGTTAAGGAAAATAATTCTTAATTTCATAATCCTAaaactttttctaaaaatttttgcaGGGCAGGTACTTAACTCATAGCTGTTTTAGTTGAttaaaaaatctgatttaaaaataagtaaggctgggtgcagtggctcacacctataatcccagcactttgggagaatgaggcaggcaaattgcctgagcccaggagttcaagaacagcctggacaacatggtgaaaccccatctccacaaaaaattagccaggcaatgtggtgcatgcctgtagtcccagctacttggaaggctgaggtgggagaatcacctcagcccaggaagtcaaggctgcagtgagctgtgaccatgccactgcactccagcctgggtgacagagcaagaccctgtctcaaaaagtaaaaaataaaataaaaataaataagtgacatACTAGTTCCTCggatcttttacttttttccaaaTGAAGTATGCTGTCAATttacatttttcatgttttttcaaaAGCACACAATTTACTAGTTAACTCAATGAATTACAATACTGTTATTGAATATAAACATACTGaagaattaaagggaaaaaaacacacCTGACACTTTAACATGTGCCTTAACAATCTTGCATACTAAGGTACAGAATACTTCAGAAAGTAACAATCAGCATAGTCTTATGAGACTAGGAGAATAAAAGTGCCCTGCAAACATGGCTTCTATGTACTTAATATGGTAAAACATGTGACAGGGAAGCCTGTAaggtaaaacttaaaaaaaaatcaaataaggcagattataaatttttttgttcgcaaaagaacaaaggagaaaaggggaagaataaaaacattctccatctttaaaagaaaaaatattaacaaccACAAGGTGCCACTGTATTTTAGCAAGCTGTAAAAATGGCCTTTTAAGAGGAATTTTGCAATCTTTACCTCCCTATCATTTGGGTATTTTGGGAACTGACTGAAAGTCATGGCTGATGCTTCACCCATTTCATGTCATGGACGCCTGGGAAGCAGGTAGTTAAATACAAAGCATATTATGTGATAACCCTTCATAAATATAATTTGAGACACTGACACTAGGAGAGGATACTTGGCACAGAAAAGACATGTTATGGGGGGGGGACACATTACTTGAGGCAACACTTACAGCCAATCAGTTTCCTAATCTTAAGGTTTGGAGGAATTCCAAtcgtttttaaaaactgtgtgtgtacacacacatattttatttcctgGTGCTAAAGGTCTTTTTATAAACTGTACAATTACCTACATTCCAACACTAATGTGAACACTTTTCTCAATCCCCACCTCCATTAACACCATTAAGGTGTAACTAACATGTTCTTTTCAGAGCAAATATTCCAAATTAACAAGGTGGCTCATCTTCTATAGTGTTGATACAAAGTCTGCAAACTTTTAACTTAACTTGCTCAATTTTGTTTCTAATAGTACTAATAAACCTCAACtttggccggacatggtggctcacgcctgtaatcccagcattttcggaggccgaggcaggcacatcacttgaggtcaggagttcaagaccagcctggccaacacggtgaagtccccatctctactaaaaatataaaaactagccaggtgtggtggcatgcgcctgtaatcccagctactcgagaggctgaggcaggagaattgcttgaaaccaggaggcagaggttgcagtgagccgagatcgctccattgcacttcatcctgggcgaccaagtaagactctgtctcaaaaaacaaaacaaaacaaaaaaacctcaactTTGTCAGCTGCTCAGAgttaaaacaattcaaatgtttCAGACTAgaaagtgagtttttaaaaacatctgaaatattcaagaaaatttgGGTTTTGGTACTTTTCCTTATGCTCTGAACAATGTGAACTCCCAACATTGTTTATCCTTGTTCCTCTTACTGCATGAAGTTCAAACTAGGTCTTAAAGACAACTTTTCTGTACTTAAGAAAAAGTGCAAAGATAGAAAATGAAATGTAAGGTGTTTTGCAAGAAATGCTCCCTCGAGAATGGTGTTTGGATGTGGGTGGGGGGAAAACGATTTTTGTTCTCCATTGTAATCTGACACCTACGAATGACCTTGTCTTCAATGTCCACAACACTAGTAAGCATGTAATAATCACGGACATCGCAAGATTAAAAATTAAGTAGCAAATTCCACTAAAACACTTGTATTCATTCTATACCATCGAATGGAAATCCGTGAGTGCTACTGAAAAAGGTGTTCACATGCACATGTCCAATATGTGCATTCCACTGAAGGCTAAAAGCTTAAAATTCTATTTCCAGTGTTTATGAATAGCTTCAATATCTACATTCATAGCCAGCATTCTGCTTGAGTTAACTCTTACTTTAATACTTCACAAATGAGTAAGTACGTCTTGGGAGATTAGGAAGGTACCTGTTGTCAATAACTTTCTCTTATGCTTAGAATGTGCTGCAATtgtttttaaactatttaaaatgaACACCCCTATAATAATGAAACACTTTATGCCAAGAAGAAAATTGATTTGTTTTTAGCCAATCAAGACTACCCTGCAG
It encodes:
- the LOC129138687 gene encoding polyadenylate-binding protein 1-like, whose product is SALGQTVSRCFISRSLKIDWNKNLVNSSTQTMGPLPAATAAAATAAAATPAVRTVPQYKYAAGVCNPQQHLNAQPQVTVQQPAIHVQGQEPLTVSMLASAPQEQKQMLGEWLFPLTQAMHPTLAGKITGMLLEIDNSKLLHMLKSPESLHSKAVEAVAVLQAHQAKETAQKAVNSATGVPTV